The genomic window acagaaaaaTATTAGTCTTGttttactttgtacagtataatgtaggtgtttatatattcacatttcaataatttacataaaacaatatatatgataaaaaataaatattacaacaagagtcaccacttaattgtagaaaaaaaactacagttattattaaaacttttatttaactgaatataatttttcttctatgtatttattttaacagtaaagctctgttattttatttatttttttaaagaagaaaatttacacattaatatttacaccctcttgctcttaatgcactgttgctccttctggagcatcagtacatgttttcacctttttttaatacaagtcagttgtcctcagtgtgaaaggtggatctcaaaatcatacattcacctTTGGAAGGGGGTCAGATACACAGAaggtgctggaaaaccaaataatgaaCAGCAGGTTGCTCTGGACCAactcaggactcatgaacaactattataaCACACAAACAGTCATTAATCTAAGGCACGAAATTTGATGAAATACATTTAAAGGGGTCAATAGGtgccaatttttattttttttctcaatggtagtgtaaaaaacactgcAGAAATCAGGCCATTCTGtagcatgttcctttaaatgcaaataagctccgctgaccccacccctctcttctgTAAAATTATCAGCCATGCTCTGTGTACTTAAGCTgcctttagctgcatttagcagcgtttagccctttaactagcacattattagcaAAACTGaatcaggacagtactaaattaaaaatagcatgCAATTTTCTTGATCCCTCTtggtttttatttaaaattatatcttGCATATTCTGCTAGGGGATTGTGAACTTATGAACACAACTGTAGCTGTTTGTGTACAGTTGGAAAGCAACacactttatttttttgcataatgcttaacaaatattaattaaaaatcctAATTTTTCCAATATTGTTGCCTTAATTTCTCTGTTCAGGTCAAATTATTTGACATGTACCTTTGGCCTTATGACATGGCAAagtttttgtttcagtgtataagACATTTGAAAGatgatttaaagtaattttaatgcTAATTAAGGCCTAAGGATTTTCTTACCTTGTTCCTTTGATGGACACTGCATCTGGCAAAAAGATGGATGGTCTTTCTCTGCTGGTGTTGTTTTAGGCAAGTCTCTGGGCTCCTCCTCATCTTCGCTTGACATTTCATCACCTTGTGTCTCAAGTTGCTCTGAAAATACATTGACAATAATTTTAACATATAGTAGTCGACATTTGAAGTTATGAAGAGCTTTACAGTTATTATTGAaaagcctcttacaaacactagtgaagtggaaaaacattgataaaccttagtgaaattcattcatgtgcattactgaaaacctcacacaaacactagtgaaaaccttGATCAACCATAGGGAcattcatttaaatgaatttcatgaaggtttatcaatgttttcactagtgtatgTAGAAGGCTTTTCAATAATTACGACCTATACAGCCCCTCATATGAAGTGagtcaaaacctttcatcaaagtccTAAAACCACacaaaacaactaaaaacaacaaCCATTTTTTGATCTACTTTCAATGTCAACTACAGCAGACATAGATTTGTAAGTACGTACAGCACAGacacacaaaaatgtttttaagtatgCTCATACCATTTGGGTCGATTTCTATTTCGTCAAGTTTCTTTCCTTTGAATTCAGTCAATGTTCCCTTTTCCATTGCCATCAGGACCTTGCTCATTTTGGCGAGCTGCAGCGTGCCCTCTGGTAATCGGTAGTATTGTCTGTGAATTCTGATATCGTGACCCAAAAAGTCAGCAAGTTGGTCTGCTTCGTTTTCATTCAGGTTGAGAATCTTCGACATGGTTGCTATGTGTTTTCTCAGCTTAGTTGATGATAGTGATTGAGGATTCTTTATGCCACATTCACGAGCAGCTCTGCTGATGCATTCTCCTCCTCTGTAGGCTGACATTGCTCCAGGTCTGGCAAACATAAAGGGATTCTCAGTTGGAACGCCACAAGCCTCACGTGTTTCAGCGAGCAGCTCCATGGCAGAAACCATAGCAGGCTTGAGGAGCACAGGGACCTTTCTCCCTCGTTTACCACGGATCTCAACTCTGGTGAAGTGCATACACAgctttttctcaaattcagagAGACAGATGGCAATATCTTCATGTAGCTCGGAAGAATCTCTGCTTTTAAAAGCTGACAGAAGCATCCGCGATACCTCACCTTCTCTTCGTCTGTTAAACAGGATCACTTGAGACAATGTGACCTTGGCAAGAGCAGCGTAGCTGTCTGCAGAACTTGGGCAATTTCTTAGCTTACTGAGCAACTTATCGTGTTTCTTCTCCAGATGATTATGCAGGACTTTGACATCTTGAGTGAAAGGAATGATCTGTGGTGCATTCCACTTGGCTTCTTTCAGTGTAGTAATTGCACCAGCAGAAATGTATTCATTCCATCTAGCCTGATGTATTTTTCTGAAGTCTCGTGCGCACTCGGCACGCTCATGATCACCGTACATCATGGCGTTGCTCTCGACAATGCTACTGATTTTGTTTACTGAATGGCCAAGTTTGAGAGCTAAAGAAGGAATGCCGTATGAGTTCTTCTCTTCATCGTATCCAGCTACAACTTTAACAGCTGATATGACATGCTTAAAGTTTGCTGGTATGATGAAGTCAGCCATTGATCTCAATGGGGTAATCTTTCTTGCTTCAAGAAGCAATCTGCCAACTTCTCTCATCTTTTGTCTTATGTAGTCATGTTTGGTTACATCAGACCCCATCCTGTTGAACATGTGTTCGCCCAGTTGCATGATGCATATATCAGAATGAACTACACGGGAAACCGCATCATAATTCATTACGGAGAGTATTTTCTTGAAACTTTTGCTCACCTCTAAGCCGACTGGTGTTTTCAGAGCGCACAGAGATCTAACTCTCTTTCTGCCCTGAGATTCATCATCTTTTGGTTTCAATGGACAATTTTTCATATGTTTCCAGAGGCTGCGTTTGTTGTAAAGGCCTTGGCAGTAGATGCAGTGAATAAATTCTTTGGCCCCTTTCTTCTTTTTTGGACGGTAGCAGGCAACCATCTCCCCATGTCCCTGTCTCACCACATCAGTGTTGTGGGCAAAGTTACCCCGTTTTCTAAGGAGGTTTAACTGCACTCGTCGTTCTTTggaattttttggaaatgctacAGCCTTTGCGACTTCTACTTCATTGCAATGGACAAACTCGAGGTGTCTTGCCATTTTTGAGTATGGCTTACTGCAGTAGAGGCAATACTGCTTCTTGTTGTATATCTTGCCTTTCTGCCTTGAAGATTGCACTGATTGAATAAAAGTCCTATCACCAGGCACGGTATCTGTCTCATCAGTTTGGCATCTCATTCTTTTTGGTGATGGTGCTGTTATACATTTACCCGACGAACAACCTTTCTCTTTAACTTCGGCTTTTGAAAAGAGCTTTCTAGAAGCACAAGCATGTGAATCATCTGAGCTGCTTTCAGCTATGTCATGTCCAGAAGAACTACCATCTGATCCATCGGAGCTGATTTTGGGTATGTAGTCAACATCGCTGTAGTCTGTCTCGCTGTTGCCACTTTCTGAATACTGAATGAGAGAATTAACATGTAGTACAAAATGTTACTATTATAttgaagggttactccaccccaaaatgaaaatgttgttgtTAATCACTTAGCCCCATGTCCAAACCCGTTCCAAAATCTTTGATCGTTttctgaacacaaatgaagatatttttgatgcattctgacagctctTTGACCCtctcatagacagcaatgtaattaacatGATCAACATCCAGAAACACAGCAAGGAGATggataaaataatccatgtgacatcagcggttcaagCTAAATtctataaagctacaagaataatattgcatgcacagaaaaaaaagctactttattcaacaatccaTCTCCTCCGCATCACCCTAGTGCCATTTTGATGAATATCACCTGAATGCAAACAGCGAACATTGTTTTCTGTCAGACACAACACACAGATACATTTTATACGTTAATTTAAGCTTTGATTTGAGTGAAAACAATGTATTTGGCATGTTGTGGCTGACACAGTACAACATACATGGGTCAGAGAGCTGTCAGAAAGCattcaaatatcttaatttctattCCATGGGGCttagtgattaatgacaaaatgtttattttgggctggagtaaccctttaaatggTTAGAGTCcaccctaaaataaaaattctgtcatcatttactcactttcatTTTGTCCcagacccgtaagaccttcgttcctcttcagaacacaaattaagacattttgaggaagatgcaagatatttttgatcccAAAGTTATCTCACCCTCCATAGAAGGCAAGAGTCCTACCATGGCCAAGGCACAGAAACGCATGATGTCTATGTGACATTAATGGTTTAACCTTAATTctgtgaagctacaagaatactttttgtgtgcaaaaaaaaaacagtaacactttctatgaagcctgtatttataatacattataactgtattcttaaggcattttaattcatttataatgcattatatattaaaaaaaacttatattctatatcatctcatgagtattcataagaacagttttaatgtgaacagactgagatgctgcaggagagttacgtgatccaagctgcccaaaacatgataattctttattttaaacttgaagctaatagcgtaatggcttgccctgtgaggtgttttgacagatccgtttgcatcctcagcatgaaaactttcagtttacgctcatatccttatctgtaaatgtcacaaattcacacaaacatttccatttatgcataaaattccattctggcagtctgtgttaagtttaaatctttactgaatgagcgtgtcagacagccggaacacagaacacagacagggagacaattaatactcagtcAGCGCAAAAACAAAATGTCAGTCgctgaatgttaaatttagatttaaatacaacatgtagtgcgcgtatttatgaagggtaggaactgtatggctgtgacggtggcagatttttaccaactaccgccggtggtgcggtgttttatacataaataaatgaggctcaaacattattcacaaaCGTGCCTGTTAAGCAATTCCGTctgtgaacaagcagcctacaaaacgctaaaataaatcaacgaaataatgcattaaaataagaaagtagcctaaataagtgttaaataggctattaaacaaacattcgttgtaaaaattcctaacaacctcgacagctcatcagaattactggccgagaTCTcttgtttctttagtttataaagttaatttaaaaatatatgtgaccttggaccacaaaaccagtcttaagtcgctggggtatatttgtagcaatagccaaaaaatacattgcatggttcaaaatttttgatttttcttttatgccaaaaatcattaggaaaagtaaagatcatgtttcataaagattttttgtaaaattcctactgtaaatgtatcaaaatgtaatttttgattagtaaaatgcttgttaagaacttaatttggacaactttaaagatgattttctcagtattttgatttttttgcatcctcagattccagattttcaaatagatgtatctcggccaaatattgtcctatcctaacaaaccatacatcaaaagaaagcttatttattgagctttcatatgatgtatacatctcagttttgtaaaatgtaaccttatgactggttttgtggtccagggtcacatatttggaacacgttttatttgtgaaattcaagtttttgttttttaaaataacgaCAAAGaggccagcggcagacagatcaatttagccgtcgcgatttaaataaaaatccttagatataattaaatataataataaaaaaaaaaaaaaacgtaaagcatatcacaatattagtttaatggtttaacctagataaatttgtacaaataggcgcatatccaatcattTGTGCAGAGAGtaaaagctttgcaggacatggaggtagAGACCTGCAAtgccgcgggacccaacgcaacagagtgcggcgcgggacaaaacttgatgggcgagtgcgggtgcgggcgggtagagactcgtgtgtgtgcgggatgcaggaaaataaaatgattcgcgggactcccgcaaaatagaaatatctaaacataaaatatctaaaaacaaaaaattgttattcatctattgcacaaaagcagcaagaacaacataaatatgatcagtaagcgcaagaataggcagtttcggtttaaaacttgtttgaagtgtgagcaatgtagccatctgctgatttctggaacgcatcgccaatcagtggtgtttaagttaaaatccactcactgctcaaaagtattgaacagtgctgaatattgggtGCTTACAAATTACAACACTCAAAGTGTAAACatgtatgaaagattaattgtgcataatatccattgtgttataagagctttatgagatcgcgtata from Garra rufa unplaced genomic scaffold, GarRuf1.0 hap1_unplaced_243, whole genome shotgun sequence includes these protein-coding regions:
- the LOC141317019 gene encoding uncharacterized protein codes for the protein FDIQSHHAASVCSPDLDTENSSGPHKQVEPQQTDKARTSGNTKLSQSSSDASKSDKPSSSAPCAVSSSVVASLPTSLSSPAQPSSPSPSFGPPSSSSSSPAQPSSPSPSFGPPSSSSSSPAQPSSPSPSFGPPSSSSSSLAQPSSPSPSFGPPSSSSSSPAQPSSPSPSFGPPSSSSSSPAQPSSPSPSFGPPSSSSSSPAQPSSPSACASSTPLTLPLREMHSLRPSRKRQYSESGNSETDYSDVDYIPKISSDGSDGSSSGHDIAESSSDDSHACASRKLFSKAEVKEKGCSSGKCITAPSPKRMRCQTDETDTVPGDRTFIQSVQSSRQKGKIYNKKQYCLYCSKPYSKMARHLEFVHCNEVEVAKAVAFPKNSKERRVQLNLLRKRGNFAHNTDVVRQGHGEMVACYRPKKKKGAKEFIHCIYCQGLYNKRSLWKHMKNCPLKPKDDESQGRKRVRSLCALKTPVGLEVSKSFKKILSVMNYDAVSRVVHSDICIMQLGEHMFNRMGSDVTKHDYIRQKMREVGRLLLEARKITPLRSMADFIIPANFKHVISAVKVVAGYDEEKNSYGIPSLALKLGHSVNKISSIVESNAMMYGDHERAECARDFRKIHQARWNEYISAGAITTLKEAKWNAPQIIPFTQDVKVLHNHLEKKHDKLLSKLRNCPSSADSYAALAKVTLSQVILFNRRREGEVSRMLLSAFKSRDSSELHEDIAICLSEFEKKLCMHFTRVEIRGKRGRKVPVLLKPAMVSAMELLAETREACGVPTENPFMFARPGAMSAYRGGECISRAARECGIKNPQSLSSTKLRKHIATMSKILNLNENEADQLADFLGHDIRIHRQYYRLPEGTLQLAKMSKVLMAMEKGTLTEFKGKKLDEIEIDPNEQLETQGDEMSSEDEEEPRDLPKTTPAEKDHPSFCQMQCPSKEQDSSSLSKRKWDNTEVQAVERNMITFIQTCKVPGKKDCESCIKAEPALKNRTWTGVKNYVRNRITSLKKKGGL